One genomic region from Prunus persica cultivar Lovell chromosome G3, Prunus_persica_NCBIv2, whole genome shotgun sequence encodes:
- the LOC18783650 gene encoding RING-box protein 1, with product MRSQELTAFHDSDYEHVRAIDRDDQTSSNAPASVELLMEEAWTTKWLWDEHECHCQLCTICLEGLSYAANSEEANSKEMPCKQKFHSSCIRTWLARRGSCPLCRSSVKPVLPMNMPLLQHGEEEDEEVTVWINIVNKMDKFWFGKISL from the coding sequence ATGAGGTCCCAAGAACTCACTGCTTTCCATGATTCTGATTATGAACATGTTCGCGCAATCGACCGTGATGATCAGACATCCAGCAACGCTCCTGCATCCGTAGAATTACTGATGGAGGAAGCATGGACGACCAAGTGGTTGTGGGATGAGCATGAGTGCCACTGCCAGCTGTGCACTATTTGCTTGGAAGGCTTGAGTTATGCTGCTAATTCTGAAGAAGCCAATAGTAAGGAGATGCCTTGTAAGCAAAAGTTTCACTCGTCTTGTATTCGAACCTGGCTCGCCCGGCGTGGTTCTTGCCCGCTCTGCAGGTCCTCTGTTAAGCCAGTCCTGCCCATGAACATGCCTCTTCTTCAACatggagaggaagaagatgaggaggTCACTGTGTGGATTAACATTGTCAACAAGATGGATAAATTTTGGTTTGGGAAGATCAGTCTATGA
- the LOC18782572 gene encoding pentatricopeptide repeat-containing protein At5g50390, chloroplastic, with translation MEIPLLRYQNLALDQIQSASSFRLSFSDPKFFGHRSLSLFSGYCFPLNIRKWRNRLPHIRCSSVEQELKPRPKPIPSKIEVDEPKAAPLEDIHVVKRNSGLCSQIEKSVLYKRYREAFELFEILEFEGGYELASSTYDALVSACISLKSIRGVKRVTNYMISNGFEPDQYMRNRVLLMHVKCGMMIDARRLFEEMPERNLVSWNTIIGGLVDSGDFMDAFQLFLDMWQEFSDGGSRTFATMIRASAGLGLIFAGRQFHSCCLKMGLGADIFVSCALIDMYSKCGDIEDAQCVFDEMPRKTTVGWNSIIAGYALHGYSEEALSMYYDMRDSGVQMDHFTFSMIIRICARLASLEHAKQAHAGLVRHGFGLDVVANTSLVDFYCKWGRIEDARHVFEQMPLKNVISWNALIAGYGNHGRGDEAVEMFEKMLQEGMVPNHVTFLAVLSACSHSGLSERGWEIFESMSRDHKIKPRAMHYACMIELLGREGLLDEASALIRSAPFNPTANMWAALLTACRIHENLELGKFAAEKLYGMEPEKLSNYVVLLNIYSSSGKLKEAASVVQTLRRKGLRMLPACSWIEVKKHLHIFRSGDKSHSETREIYQKMDDLMIRITKHGYIPEEKHLLPDVDEHEWRSFYHSEKLAIAYGLISTADGTPLQIVQSHRICGDCHSAVKLIARVTGREIVVRDASRFHHFKDGSCSCGNYW, from the coding sequence ATGGAGATCCCGCTGTTAAGGTACCAAAACTTAGCATTGGATCAGATTCAGAGTGCCTCTAGCTTCCGTTTATCTTTCTCAGATCCTAAGTTTTTCGGGCATAGatctttatctttgttttctgGGTACTGCTTTCCGCTTAATATTAGAAAATGGAGGAACCGATTGCCTCATATTAGGTGTTCCTCTGTGGAACAAGAGCTGAAGCCACGCCCAAAGCCCATACCTTCCAAAATTGAGGTTGATGAACCAAAAGCAGCGCCTTTGGAAGATATCCATGTCGTAAAACGCAATTCTGGACTTTGTAGTCAGATAGAGAAGTCGGTTTTGTACAAAAGGTACAGAGAAGCATTTGAgttgtttgaaattttggagtTTGAAGGTGGTTATGAGTTGGCTAGTAGTACGTACGATGCGTTGGTGAGTGCTTGCATTAGTTTGAAATCTATTAGAGGAGTGAAGAGGGTTACTAATTACATGATTAGTAATGGGTTTGAACCGGATCAGTATATGAGGAACAGAGTGTTGCTTATGCATGTGAAATGCGGCATGATGATCGATGCGCGTAGGCTATTCGAGGAAATGCCTGAGAGGAACTTGGTTTCTTGGAACACGATAATTGGGGGCCTTGTGGACTCTGGGGATTTCATGGACGCCTTCCAGTTGTTTCTAGATATGTGGCAAGAGTTTTCTGATGGTGGGTCACGCACATTTGCCACTATGATTCGGGCATCTGCTGGCTTGGGACTTATTTTTGCTGGAAGACAGTTTCATTCCTGTTGTTTGAAGATGGGGTTAGGTGCTGATATTTTTGTATCTTGTGCGCTGATCGATATGTACAGCAAGTGTGGGGATATTGAAGATGCTCAGTGTGTTTTTGATGAGATGCCGCGGAAGACAACAGTAGGATGGAATTCCATCATAGCAGGTTATGCACTCCATGGTTACAGTGAGGAAGCTCTGAGTATGTACTATGACATGCGTGATTCTGGTGTTCAGATGGACCATTTTACATTTTCCATGATCATAAGAATCTGTGCTAGGTTGGCATCATTGGAACATGCTAAGCAAGCTCATGCAGGTCTAGTTCGTCATGGCTTTGGATTAGATGTAGTGGCAAACACATCACTTGTGGACTTCTATTGCAAATGGGGAAGGATAGAAGATGCCCGTCATGTTTTTGAACAGATGCCCCTCAAGAATGTAATATCTTGGAATGCCTTGATTGCTGGATATGGTAATCATGGTCGGGGTGATGAGGCTGTTGAGATGTTTGAGAAGATGCTTCAGGAAGGAATGGTACCGAACCATGTTACCTTTCTTGCAGTATTGTCTGCTTGCAGTCATTCAGGTTTATCAGAACGCGGATGGGAGATTTTTGAATCAATGAGTAGGGATCACAAGATTAAGCCTCGTGCAATGCATTATGCTTGTATGATTGAATTGCTAGGTCGAGAGGGACTTTTAGATGAGGCCTCTGCACTAATAAGAAGTGCTCCCTTTAATCCTACGGCAAATATGTGGGCTGCCCTCCTAACAGCTTGTCGAATCCATGAGAATTTAGAGCTCGGCAAATTTGCAGCAGAAAAACTTTATGGGATGGAACCTGAGAAGCTAAGTAATTATGTTGTGCTCTTAAATATATACAGCAGTTCTGGGAAGTTGAAGGAGGCCGCTAGTGTTGTTCAGACTTTAAGAAGAAAGGGTTTAAGAATGCTACCAGCATGCAGTTGGATTGAAGTTAAGAAACATTTACATATTTTCCGTTCGGGAGATAAAAGCCATTCCGAAACAAGAGAGATTTACCAGAAAATGGATGACTTGATGATCAGGATTACAAAACACGGTTACATCCCTGAGGAGAAGCATCTACTTCCTGATGTTGATGAACATGAGTGGAGATCGTTTTACCACAGTGAGAAACTGGCCATAGCTTATGGACTGATAAGTACTGCGGATGGGACGCCGCTGCAAATTGTGCAGAGCCATCGCATTTGTGGAGACTGCCATTCTGCAGTTAAGTTAATTGCTAGGGTTACAGGACGGGAAATTGTAGTGAGGGACGCCAGCAGATTCCACCATTTCAAGGATGGGAGTTGTTCTTGTGGGAATTACTGGTGA